Proteins encoded together in one Anaerotignum propionicum DSM 1682 window:
- the holB gene encoding DNA polymerase III subunit delta': protein MYRFEEIWGNQRLLSHLRMAVKNQKTSHAYLFIGGSGSGKKMIANTFAKYLLCATNQDEPCDTCESCRVFESGNHPDVIYVTSQKKTLGVDEIRGQILETVDIKPYHYNKKIYIIQHAHTMTVQAQNALLKTLEEPPEYVVFLLLAEKTEAFLPTVLSRMVTLKISPLSEEEIHRYLVGKKLVAPEEGGFFAAYAQGRIGHALELIEDTAFRQMREDILTQMSQLQSMRLSEALLLAKEWEIFKNDTRFLDIIALWYRDLMAAKSLRDERFIIQKDKKDLLYSAAKEPTEILAKKSAAVTKAKERLIQNGNFRLTIEVMLMELKENGAQ, encoded by the coding sequence TTGTATCGCTTCGAGGAAATTTGGGGCAATCAGCGCCTGCTCAGTCATTTGCGCATGGCGGTGAAAAATCAAAAAACCTCCCATGCCTATTTGTTTATAGGAGGATCAGGGTCAGGTAAAAAGATGATTGCAAATACTTTTGCAAAATATCTTTTATGTGCCACCAATCAGGATGAGCCTTGTGATACCTGTGAGAGTTGTAGGGTATTTGAAAGTGGGAATCATCCCGATGTTATTTATGTGACCTCTCAGAAAAAAACGCTGGGGGTAGATGAAATTCGTGGGCAGATATTGGAAACGGTTGATATCAAGCCTTACCATTATAATAAAAAAATATATATCATTCAACATGCCCATACTATGACGGTACAGGCGCAAAATGCATTGTTGAAAACCTTGGAAGAACCGCCGGAATATGTAGTTTTTTTGCTTTTGGCGGAAAAAACAGAGGCCTTTTTGCCTACAGTTTTATCAAGAATGGTTACTTTGAAAATCAGCCCTCTTTCAGAGGAAGAGATTCATAGATATTTGGTCGGCAAAAAATTGGTAGCCCCAGAAGAAGGCGGATTTTTTGCGGCTTATGCTCAGGGCAGAATTGGACATGCGCTAGAACTGATAGAGGATACTGCTTTTCGGCAGATGCGTGAGGATATTTTAACACAAATGAGCCAATTGCAGTCTATGCGATTATCAGAGGCATTGCTTTTGGCAAAGGAATGGGAAATATTTAAAAATGATACCCGTTTTTTAGATATCATCGCGTTATGGTATCGAGATTTAATGGCGGCAAAGTCCTTAAGGGACGAACGATTTATTATTCAAAAGGATAAAAAAGATTTATTATATTCAGCGGCAAAAGAGCCAACAGAAATTTTGGCTAAAAAATCGGCGGCTGTGACAAAGGCGAAAGAGCGTTTAATACAGAATGGAAATTTCAGGCTGACCATAGAGGTTATGCTAATGGAGCTAAAGGAGAATGGAGCCCAATGA
- a CDS encoding cyclic-di-AMP receptor codes for MKLIIAIIQDEDAGEVISNLNKANFQVTRLATKGGFLRAGNTTLLTGVEDDKVEEAMGIIEENSKSRTQYATLPSSCGAMHGFILAPIEVNIGGATVFVVDVEQFKKF; via the coding sequence ATGAAGCTAATTATTGCCATTATTCAAGATGAAGACGCAGGTGAGGTTATTTCCAATCTCAATAAAGCGAACTTTCAGGTAACAAGACTGGCAACAAAGGGCGGCTTTTTAAGAGCCGGAAATACGACTCTCTTAACCGGTGTTGAGGATGACAAGGTAGAAGAAGCTATGGGGATTATTGAAGAAAACAGTAAGTCCCGTACCCAGTATGCCACTCTGCCTTCTTCTTGCGGTGCAATGCATGGCTTTATTTTGGCACCCATAGAGGTAAATATTGGCGGTGCCACAGTGTTTGTGGTAGATGTGGAACAATTTAAAAAGTTTTAA
- the tmk gene encoding dTMP kinase translates to MRGFFISVEGSDGSGKSTQIKKIDAYLKSKSQEVLLTREPGGTVISEKIRELLLDPSHKEMKAKTEMLLYAAARAQHLEEFILPNLQEGKHVLTDRFTDSSIAYQGFGRGLGEIVAEVNRIATGGISPDITFFLEVSPETGISRKKSEENHEMDRLEQEKQEFHHRVYNGYKTLSNLEGQRICPIDASEGIEAVFSQIKVELDKLFGF, encoded by the coding sequence ATGAGAGGATTCTTTATTTCGGTGGAGGGAAGCGATGGCAGCGGAAAATCCACACAGATTAAAAAAATAGATGCATATTTGAAAAGTAAAAGTCAGGAAGTTCTACTAACCAGAGAACCAGGGGGAACTGTAATTTCTGAAAAAATACGAGAATTGTTATTGGATCCTTCTCATAAAGAAATGAAAGCCAAAACAGAAATGCTTTTATATGCAGCCGCAAGAGCCCAGCATTTGGAGGAATTCATATTGCCCAACTTGCAGGAAGGGAAGCATGTATTGACAGATCGTTTTACAGATTCCAGCATTGCCTATCAGGGCTTCGGCCGCGGCTTGGGTGAGATTGTTGCTGAGGTAAACCGTATTGCAACGGGGGGGATTTCTCCGGACATTACGTTTTTCTTGGAGGTTTCTCCGGAAACGGGGATTTCCAGAAAAAAATCAGAGGAAAACCATGAGATGGATCGGTTGGAGCAGGAAAAGCAGGAATTCCATCATAGGGTTTATAATGGTTACAAAACCTTAAGTAATTTGGAGGGACAGCGTATTTGCCCCATTGATGCAAGTGAGGGAATTGAAGCTGTTTTCTCTCAAATAAAGGTTGAGCTAGATAAGTTGTTTGGTTTTTAA
- a CDS encoding ATP-binding protein — translation MATRTQIFREILREYDSLRTKKAAELRERKAVLFERLPRLGEIEQEMALLGTKTARMVLQGKVDVKDIMDQLKMGQKVLEEERSRILAVHNLTPQLLEMEYACPKCKDTGYIGTEQCLCMKRRLMDKLYDQSNVRDMIKVENFDNFNFSLYSSTPLKEEGISPKANAEKLYRRALAFVEEFGNGANLLIYGGTGLGKTFLCNCIAKDLLAKGHTVLYLTAGQLFRKLEEQRFHREDDEEEAKEWDQELLEAELLIIDDLGTEFSTIFTTSELFRIVNDRKLAKRAVVISTNLGPTELMTHYSDRVTSRFFGEFEQMKFFGDDIRIIKKYQKK, via the coding sequence TTGGCAACGAGAACACAGATATTTCGTGAAATATTACGGGAGTACGATAGCTTGCGTACGAAAAAGGCGGCGGAGCTGCGGGAGAGAAAGGCTGTGCTTTTTGAAAGATTGCCCCGCTTAGGAGAAATAGAGCAGGAAATGGCACTGTTGGGAACAAAAACCGCTAGAATGGTTTTGCAAGGCAAGGTAGACGTCAAAGATATTATGGATCAGTTAAAAATGGGGCAAAAGGTTTTGGAAGAGGAGCGCAGCCGAATTTTAGCTGTCCACAATTTAACTCCCCAGCTTCTTGAAATGGAATATGCATGTCCCAAATGTAAGGACACCGGATATATCGGCACAGAACAGTGCCTTTGCATGAAAAGACGGTTGATGGACAAACTTTATGACCAGTCAAATGTGCGGGATATGATAAAAGTCGAAAACTTCGATAACTTCAATTTTTCTTTATATAGCTCCACACCGTTAAAGGAAGAAGGAATATCTCCGAAAGCAAATGCAGAAAAGCTTTACCGAAGAGCTTTGGCGTTTGTTGAGGAGTTTGGCAATGGGGCAAACCTTTTGATTTACGGCGGAACCGGCTTAGGGAAGACCTTTCTATGTAACTGTATAGCCAAGGATTTATTGGCAAAGGGTCATACCGTTTTATACCTTACAGCGGGGCAATTATTTAGAAAGCTGGAGGAGCAAAGGTTCCATAGAGAGGACGATGAGGAGGAGGCGAAGGAGTGGGATCAAGAGCTTTTGGAAGCAGAGCTTTTGATTATTGATGACTTAGGCACAGAGTTTTCCACAATATTTACTACTTCGGAGCTTTTTCGCATTGTAAATGACAGAAAATTAGCAAAAAGGGCTGTTGTGATTTCAACTAACTTAGGTCCAACAGAATTGATGACTCATTATTCTGATCGTGTTACTTCTCGATTTTTTGGTGAGTTTGAGCAAATGAAGTTTTTTGGTGATGATATTCGTATCATTAAAAAATATCAAAAAAAATAA
- a CDS encoding DnaD domain protein, with the protein MAREICISSEFIEKELPLAPPLYVSVYLMTKALEDADAATIAQRLNVLESDVVRAWQYWQERERTKPVEQVSTRVFMEQKPEYSMAELSEYMKHGEMKALLQTAQRKLGKPLTQQDISMIFGLYDWLGFSIDLIEVLLSYCVSDGFKGMRYVEKVAMAWAEEGIQTVDKAVEYIEMRKTSFHTIMRAFGQSGRMPVEGEETYMKKWLREYEMSIDVIKVACERTVMQTGKVSFAYADSILKKWKDAGVKTPADIETLDRAFAAKKTVRTGEPKVVATQPKQNRFINYPQRQWDFEKLEKLQREERDKW; encoded by the coding sequence ATGGCGCGGGAAATTTGTATCTCAAGTGAATTTATTGAAAAAGAACTGCCTTTGGCGCCCCCGCTGTATGTTTCTGTCTATCTGATGACAAAAGCCTTGGAGGATGCTGATGCGGCAACCATTGCCCAAAGGCTGAATGTTTTGGAAAGTGATGTGGTTCGGGCTTGGCAATATTGGCAGGAACGAGAACGAACAAAACCAGTTGAACAGGTTTCCACAAGGGTTTTTATGGAGCAAAAGCCTGAATATAGCATGGCAGAGTTATCCGAATATATGAAACATGGTGAAATGAAAGCCCTGTTGCAAACGGCTCAGCGCAAATTAGGCAAGCCGTTAACCCAGCAGGATATCAGTATGATATTTGGTTTGTATGATTGGCTTGGGTTCTCAATAGATTTAATTGAGGTGTTGCTTTCCTACTGTGTTTCCGATGGATTTAAGGGAATGCGCTATGTGGAAAAAGTGGCTATGGCTTGGGCAGAAGAGGGGATCCAAACTGTGGACAAGGCAGTTGAATACATAGAAATGAGAAAAACAAGCTTTCATACCATTATGCGTGCCTTTGGGCAAAGCGGCAGAATGCCTGTGGAAGGTGAAGAGACCTATATGAAAAAATGGTTGAGAGAGTATGAGATGTCCATTGATGTCATTAAGGTGGCTTGCGAAAGAACGGTCATGCAGACGGGAAAAGTGAGTTTTGCTTATGCCGATAGCATTTTAAAAAAATGGAAAGATGCAGGAGTGAAAACCCCTGCTGATATAGAGACTTTGGATCGGGCTTTTGCCGCAAAAAAGACGGTAAGAACTGGCGAGCCAAAGGTTGTGGCTACACAGCCTAAGCAAAATCGGTTTATCAATTATCCCCAGAGGCAATGGGATTTTGAAAAATTAGAGAAGCTACAGCGAGAAGAAAGAGATAAATGGTAA
- a CDS encoding glycosyltransferase family 4 protein, with amino-acid sequence MQHNWLLYIAAFASAFAITLVATPFAKWISIKCGAIDYPKDRGVHKKPMPRMGGVAIVLGFTVTVLMVFFFDKGMSTKQFIGFLSGALLIAALGVLDDMKNLPAKLKFCVQIVAALIVIFSGIQINVVLWPVTAALQKFSIPITLVWIVGVTNAVNLIDGLDGLAAGVSSIAALSLMVLCIMTGSNTAVVLTAALAGACLGFLPRNFNPAEIFMGDTGSTFLGFVLSVTSILGVFKGYALLAVSVSVLCLGLPVFDTIFAMLRRMAKHQSIMQPDRGHLHHRLIDRGFSQKQAVLILYAISFCLGCLAIFISFKDSRIIVVVLLTVILLSFIIYYFNVHIKHKSK; translated from the coding sequence ATGCAACATAATTGGTTATTATATATAGCGGCTTTCGCTAGTGCCTTTGCGATTACACTGGTTGCAACCCCCTTTGCTAAATGGATTTCCATAAAATGCGGCGCCATCGATTATCCAAAGGACAGAGGTGTTCATAAAAAGCCTATGCCCAGAATGGGTGGTGTAGCCATTGTATTGGGCTTTACCGTGACTGTTTTGATGGTTTTCTTTTTTGACAAAGGTATGAGCACCAAACAGTTTATTGGCTTTTTGAGCGGAGCACTGTTGATTGCGGCTCTAGGTGTTTTGGATGATATGAAAAATTTGCCTGCGAAGCTAAAATTCTGTGTACAGATTGTGGCGGCACTGATTGTCATTTTCTCCGGAATACAAATTAATGTGGTGCTTTGGCCTGTAACCGCAGCTTTGCAGAAATTCAGCATTCCCATTACCCTAGTTTGGATTGTAGGGGTAACCAATGCGGTGAATTTAATTGACGGTTTAGATGGTCTAGCGGCAGGGGTATCCTCTATTGCCGCTTTAAGCCTTATGGTTCTGTGCATTATGACAGGAAGTAATACTGCCGTGGTTTTAACTGCTGCCTTGGCAGGTGCTTGCCTAGGATTTTTGCCCAGAAACTTTAATCCGGCGGAAATTTTCATGGGGGATACGGGTTCTACATTCCTTGGGTTTGTTTTATCTGTAACCAGTATTCTTGGTGTGTTTAAGGGATATGCTCTTTTGGCAGTAAGTGTCAGTGTTTTGTGCCTTGGGCTGCCTGTATTTGATACAATTTTTGCCATGCTGCGCAGAATGGCGAAGCATCAGTCCATTATGCAGCCTGATCGAGGGCATTTGCATCATCGTCTTATTGACCGTGGATTTTCTCAAAAGCAGGCGGTGTTGATTTTGTATGCAATCAGCTTTTGTTTAGGGTGTTTGGCAATTTTTATTTCTTTTAAGGATTCAAGAATTATAGTGGTGGTATTGCTCACTGTCATTTTGTTAAGCTTTATTATTTATTATTTTAATGTTCACATAAAACATAAGAGTAAATAA
- the upp gene encoding uracil phosphoribosyltransferase, translating into MSKLFVSEHPMIQSKMAMLRNKETGSKEFREIIGEVAMLLCYEATRELPLADIEVETPVAMAQCRVIDAKLAIVPILRAGIGMTDGLINLMPTAKIGHIGLYRDPETLNPVEYYCKLPSDVEERIVFLTDPMLATGGTAEAAIGFLKDRGVKNIVMLCILAAPDGVKKIQETHPDVDIYAAAYDGMLNDHGYIVPGLGDAGDRIFGTK; encoded by the coding sequence ATGAGTAAACTGTTCGTATCTGAACACCCCATGATTCAAAGCAAAATGGCGATGCTGAGAAACAAAGAAACCGGTTCAAAGGAATTCCGTGAAATAATCGGAGAGGTAGCAATGCTTTTATGCTACGAAGCAACAAGAGAGTTGCCTTTGGCAGACATTGAGGTAGAAACACCTGTGGCTATGGCGCAATGTCGTGTGATTGATGCAAAACTGGCCATTGTGCCAATTTTGAGAGCTGGAATTGGTATGACAGACGGGCTTATCAATTTGATGCCTACTGCGAAAATCGGTCACATTGGTTTGTATCGTGATCCTGAAACTTTAAACCCTGTGGAATATTACTGCAAGCTTCCCAGCGATGTTGAAGAAAGAATTGTATTCTTAACTGACCCTATGCTGGCAACAGGTGGTACCGCAGAGGCGGCAATCGGATTTTTGAAGGACAGAGGCGTTAAGAACATTGTTATGCTTTGCATTCTTGCTGCTCCCGACGGTGTTAAAAAAATTCAGGAGACTCACCCTGATGTTGATATTTATGCGGCGGCGTATGACGGAATGTTGAATGATCATGGGTATATTGTTCCCGGCTTGGGTGATGCAGGCGACAGAATATTCGGAACAAAATAA
- the rpiB gene encoding ribose 5-phosphate isomerase B, whose product MLALGCDHGGFPLMAEVIKYLEDNKIPYKNFGTFSEESVDYPEFGKLVAHAVADGECEQGILICGTGIGISIAANKVKGIRAALCGDVFSAKATREHNDANILALGARVTGAGLALEIVKAFLETPFSNDERHIRRIKQIED is encoded by the coding sequence ATGTTAGCATTAGGTTGTGACCATGGCGGTTTTCCGTTGATGGCAGAGGTAATTAAATATTTGGAAGATAACAAAATTCCTTATAAAAATTTCGGAACCTTTTCTGAGGAATCCGTGGACTATCCTGAGTTCGGCAAGCTGGTAGCCCATGCAGTTGCTGATGGCGAGTGCGAACAAGGTATATTAATTTGTGGAACAGGGATTGGTATTTCTATTGCTGCAAACAAAGTAAAAGGAATTCGCGCTGCCCTATGTGGTGATGTTTTTTCCGCAAAAGCAACAAGAGAGCATAATGATGCCAATATTCTTGCTTTGGGCGCTAGAGTAACCGGTGCGGGACTGGCTTTGGAAATTGTGAAGGCTTTTTTGGAGACGCCGTTTTCCAATGATGAACGTCATATAAGAAGAATTAAACAAATTGAAGACTGA
- a CDS encoding L-threonylcarbamoyladenylate synthase: METRLIKISTENPEADLVEEAARVLREGGLVAFPTETVYGLGGNGLDSEACKKIYFAKGRPSDNPLILHISQISELRPIVREIPPEAQKLMDAFWPGPLTMIFPKSDIVPLTTTGGLDTVAVRFPSHPVAMAIIRASGLPIAGPSANSSGKPSPTRASHVAFDLSGKIDMIVDGGAAEWGLESTIVDVSGEIPIILRPGAITKEMMETVVDQVLIDPAILSKPSDDLRPKAPGMKYTHYSPVAKVTLVKGDTKAVICKINQLCAADGEQGKKTGVMATEETKSFYQADAVLSLGKREKPEEIGANLFRVLRKFDFLGVDTVYSEVFPEEGEGLAIMNRLNKAAGYSRIDAE; encoded by the coding sequence ATGGAAACAAGACTGATTAAAATCAGCACAGAAAACCCAGAAGCTGACTTAGTTGAGGAAGCCGCCCGTGTTTTGCGAGAAGGCGGACTTGTGGCCTTTCCTACTGAAACGGTTTATGGCTTGGGTGGAAATGGGCTGGATAGCGAGGCTTGTAAAAAAATATATTTTGCCAAGGGGCGTCCATCGGACAACCCCTTGATTTTGCATATTTCCCAAATCAGTGAGTTGCGTCCCATTGTACGGGAAATTCCCCCGGAGGCGCAAAAGCTGATGGATGCTTTTTGGCCGGGTCCTCTTACCATGATTTTTCCGAAATCCGATATTGTCCCTTTGACCACCACAGGCGGTTTGGATACGGTTGCAGTACGCTTCCCATCCCACCCTGTTGCCATGGCAATCATTCGTGCATCAGGCTTGCCTATTGCTGGGCCAAGTGCAAATTCATCAGGGAAACCCAGTCCCACAAGGGCGTCTCATGTAGCCTTTGATTTATCCGGTAAAATTGATATGATTGTAGATGGTGGTGCGGCTGAATGGGGTCTGGAGTCTACCATTGTTGATGTATCGGGAGAGATCCCTATTATTTTACGCCCTGGTGCCATTACGAAGGAAATGATGGAAACGGTGGTGGATCAGGTTCTGATTGACCCCGCTATTTTATCAAAGCCTTCGGATGATTTGCGGCCGAAAGCCCCAGGAATGAAATATACACATTATTCTCCTGTTGCAAAGGTAACCTTAGTAAAAGGGGATACAAAGGCTGTGATTTGCAAGATTAACCAGCTTTGTGCCGCTGATGGTGAGCAGGGCAAAAAGACAGGGGTTATGGCCACAGAAGAAACAAAAAGTTTCTATCAGGCTGATGCGGTGCTCTCTCTTGGAAAGAGGGAGAAGCCCGAGGAGATTGGTGCAAACCTATTTAGGGTTTTACGAAAATTTGATTTTCTTGGAGTTGATACGGTTTATTCCGAGGTGTTCCCTGAGGAGGGAGAAGGCTTGGCCATTATGAACCGCTTGAATAAGGCGGCAGGCTACAGCCGAATTGACGCAGAATAA
- a CDS encoding SEC-C metal-binding domain-containing protein, with protein MSLYESWMEKAFSQEGRSVDAVWDSYLPKEQRIYEYIIGEKVKSLEGTVAELAARFNMSTEEIVAFVDGINEALPEKYEMEDLTEASQISLQIDFEKLYKKMVEYKAEHLYNLPQWNGIFDSEARKKMMLEQKNSRTVIKGEKIGRNDPCPCGSGKKYKKCCGANQ; from the coding sequence ATGAGTTTATATGAAAGCTGGATGGAAAAGGCATTTTCTCAAGAGGGCAGAAGTGTGGATGCGGTTTGGGATAGTTATTTGCCAAAAGAACAGCGTATTTATGAATATATTATCGGTGAAAAGGTAAAATCCTTAGAAGGTACCGTTGCAGAATTGGCGGCTCGTTTCAATATGAGCACAGAAGAAATTGTGGCTTTTGTGGACGGCATTAACGAAGCCCTGCCCGAAAAATATGAAATGGAAGATTTGACAGAGGCTTCTCAGATTTCTTTGCAGATTGATTTTGAAAAGCTTTACAAGAAAATGGTTGAATATAAGGCAGAGCATCTTTACAATCTGCCACAGTGGAATGGAATTTTTGATAGTGAAGCACGTAAGAAAATGATGTTGGAACAGAAAAATTCCCGTACAGTAATCAAAGGAGAGAAAATCGGACGCAACGATCCCTGCCCTTGCGGAAGCGGCAAAAAATACAAAAAATGCTGTGGGGCAAACCAATAA